From the Glutamicibacter halophytocola genome, the window TGTGTAATTGGAACTAGCGTGCCCAACCCCACGTTGGGCTTCGAAAGCCCTGGCGACACGAACTGTCACTGCAAATTCTAAAGAGATAGAATGAATATGTTTGCATAGGCGCAATGACTACGACTCAGTGATGGGATCTTTCGTGACCGAAAAGAACAATTATGCCCACCTTTCCTCGCGACTGTCGGTAACCGACTCGGAGCCGGACCGCAACCTAGCACTGGAACTGGTGCGCGCTACTGAAGCTGCCGCCATCGCGTCCACGCCATGGGTTGGATTCGGCGACAAGAACGCGGCCGACGGCGCTGCAGTAGACGCTATGCGAGGTCTGCTCTCCACCGTGAACTTCAATGGCGTTGTTGTCATCGGTGAGGGTGAAAAAGATGAAGCCCCAATGCTCTTCAACGGCGAGCAAGTCGGCAACGGCACCGGTGCCGAATGCGACGTAGCTGTTGACCCGATCGACGGAACCCGCTTGACAGCCCTCGGCTTGAACAATGCGCTGTCGGTATTGGCAGTGGCTGACCGCGGATCCATGTTTGATCCTTCAGCTGTTTTCTACATGGAAAAGCTGGTCACCGGCCCAGAAGCTGCTGACCTTGTTGACCTGCGTTTGCCAGTGAAGCAGAACCTGCACTTGATCGCCAAGGCCAAGGGCAAGAAGCTCAGCCAGATCACCGTGACCATCTTGGACCGTCCGCGCCATGCCGGACTGATCGAGGAGATCCGTGCTGCTGGTGCTCGCACCAAGTTGATCATGGACGGCGACGTCGCCGGCGCCATCGCCGCAACTCGTGAAGGCACTGGCGTTGACGCGCTGATGGGTATCGGTGGCACGCCGGAGGGCATCGTGACCGCCTGCGCTATCAAGGCGCTGGGCGGTGTCATCCAGGGGCGCTTGTGGCCAACTGATGACGACGAAAAGCAGAAGGCACTGGACGCCGGCCACCAGCTGGACCGCGTATTGACCACCAACGATCTGGTGACTTCCGATAACTGCTACTTCGCAGCGACCGGCATCACCGATGGCGACCTGCTGCGCGGCGTACGTTACAAGGGCAACCGCATCAGCACGCAGTCGATCGTGATGCGCGCGAAGTCCGGAACCATCCGCTTCGTTGAAGGCGAGCACCACCAGGATAAGTGGGAAGCCTACACCCGCTAAATCTTTCTGGGATACGCCGATGGCCATGAACCTTTTCAAGGTTCATGGCCATCGGCGTATCCGAGCTAGATTCGGTCCAGCAAGGAGACTTCTTTAATCGATCTGTGCACTGGCGGCAAAGAGCTGGCCAGGTGTATTGCCCTGCAATGTCGCCGTCGCAGGCAGCTCGGCGGCGGTAATGAAGAGGGACTGTCCGCGCTTGATGCTTCGCTGGCCTTCCTGGGTTTTCACCAAGAACTCGCCCGCGGTGCACAAGACCACTCCAGCACCGTGCAGCTGAAGTTCGGAAGCCTGGCCTGCAGCCTGCGGATCGAGCACCTGCAGCTGGAACTCTTCGAAGTCCGGCTTGTACAGGCGGTCGTGCGAGTCCAGCGCGACCGGGGCAAGGACCGGCGCAGGGGAGGGCTGGCTGATGGTGACATCCAGAAGTTCGGGAACATCGATATGCTTGCTGGTCAATCCGCCTCGCAGAACGTTGTCCGAGTTGGCCATGACTTCGATGCCTAGCCCGCGCAAGTAGGCATGAACATTTCCAGCGCCCAGGCTGATGGCCTGGCCCGGTTCCAAGAACACCAGATTCAGCAGCAGTGCGACCAATACGCCTGGATCCGAGGGGTAGATCTTGTTGATCGACACCAGCTCGGCAAAGTGCGCGTTGGCCTTCAACTGATCCGAGGACTCAATGGCTGAGCAGATCAGCTCCACGGTTTGGGCAACAGGTTCCCCGGCGGTCAGCACATGGCTGAAAGCGGCGGCCAGTGGATCCTGCCCCTGCAATGAACGGATGATCGTCTCAATCTCGCCCAGCTTGTCTTCCGGCAGCCCGGCGGACAACAACTGCAGATCCTTGATGATTTGGCCAGGCTGGCGGAATCCGGATAACGCCACAAAATCAGTCAGTGCATAAAGCATCTCTGGCTTGTGATTGTCATCCCGATAGTTGCGGTCGGCCGCATCAAGGGGCTTGCCACTGGAGTTTTCCAGGGCAAAACGCTCCTGGGCCTGCTTGAGCGTCGGGTGCGTCTGGATCGACAGGGGCTGGGTCGCCGAGAGCACCTTGAACAGGTAGGGCAGGCGGCCAAATCGCTGCGCAACAGTTGCCCCCAGTACTTGCTGCGGGTCTTGGGCGATGAAGTCATTCAGGGCAATGTCTTCATCAACCAGCCGGCTGGGGCATCCCGGGTGGGCGCCAAGCCACATCTCTGCCTGCGGGGAAATATCCGCAGGCAGATCCAGCAAATCAGAGATCTGGGAATCAGAACCCCAGTGGTAATCCCTCATCGCGTTTTTCAACTCGAACACGTTGTTTGACCATAGCCTTTCAAGAACAGTGATTGGGTTGCATTGCGGTCGGGGGGTCTAACCGTTTACGGAACAGAGCATTCGTCGTTGTTAGCGGCGATCTGTGAAATGCGGGTGTTGTATCCAGCCATTTCCAGCTGCACCAAGTACTCCTCGGTGATTGGACTTCCATCAGGCTGGGTGAATTCCTGATCTCCGCCGCCGGAAAGCTTGGGAGCGTTATTGATATCCGTGGTATCCGCGCTCTCTTCAGTGCTTTCTTCACTTTCCGAGCTCTTGGGGGACTCGGAAGCCTTGGAAGAATCTTCGCTCTTCTTAGAAGAATCGGACTTCTCAGTCTTCTTCTTCTCGCTCTCCGACTGCTTGGCAATCAGGGTGCGGATTCGCTCCTGGAGCTTGTCAAAGTCCGGGTATGTGGAGAAGGATCGCTCAAAGTCCGGTGCGCCCAAGGTCAGGCGTGCCATCGGCTGTGAAGAGACCTTCTCGGCCAAGGAGACGAAGGAGCCGAGCTGGCCGGCTGGAATGTTTGTCTCCACCAGCTGCTCGCCAGCGGACATGATGCTGGTGAAGTTCGTCAGAATGGTCTGCGGAGTGAATTGCTTGATGATGGCCTGCTGCAAGCACTGCTGGCGCTTGATGCGGTGGTAGTCGTCGGTGAAGTCGCGG encodes:
- the glpX gene encoding class II fructose-bisphosphatase; the protein is MGSFVTEKNNYAHLSSRLSVTDSEPDRNLALELVRATEAAAIASTPWVGFGDKNAADGAAVDAMRGLLSTVNFNGVVVIGEGEKDEAPMLFNGEQVGNGTGAECDVAVDPIDGTRLTALGLNNALSVLAVADRGSMFDPSAVFYMEKLVTGPEAADLVDLRLPVKQNLHLIAKAKGKKLSQITVTILDRPRHAGLIEEIRAAGARTKLIMDGDVAGAIAATREGTGVDALMGIGGTPEGIVTACAIKALGGVIQGRLWPTDDDEKQKALDAGHQLDRVLTTNDLVTSDNCYFAATGITDGDLLRGVRYKGNRISTQSIVMRAKSGTIRFVEGEHHQDKWEAYTR
- the manA gene encoding mannose-6-phosphate isomerase, class I → MFELKNAMRDYHWGSDSQISDLLDLPADISPQAEMWLGAHPGCPSRLVDEDIALNDFIAQDPQQVLGATVAQRFGRLPYLFKVLSATQPLSIQTHPTLKQAQERFALENSSGKPLDAADRNYRDDNHKPEMLYALTDFVALSGFRQPGQIIKDLQLLSAGLPEDKLGEIETIIRSLQGQDPLAAAFSHVLTAGEPVAQTVELICSAIESSDQLKANAHFAELVSINKIYPSDPGVLVALLLNLVFLEPGQAISLGAGNVHAYLRGLGIEVMANSDNVLRGGLTSKHIDVPELLDVTISQPSPAPVLAPVALDSHDRLYKPDFEEFQLQVLDPQAAGQASELQLHGAGVVLCTAGEFLVKTQEGQRSIKRGQSLFITAAELPATATLQGNTPGQLFAASAQID